A region from the Chelmon rostratus isolate fCheRos1 chromosome 6, fCheRos1.pri, whole genome shotgun sequence genome encodes:
- the slc38a8a gene encoding LOW QUALITY PROTEIN: putative sodium-coupled neutral amino acid transporter 8a (The sequence of the model RefSeq protein was modified relative to this genomic sequence to represent the inferred CDS: inserted 1 base in 1 codon; substituted 1 base at 1 genomic stop codon), with the protein MSVACERACASVCPXREFPAGXSMEELARESISLLASASAKPPLDVTAGPRLGSMGAIFIMLKSALGAGLLNFPWAFERAGGIRSAVTVELVSLVFLVSGLIILGYSSSISGQCTYQAVVKEVCGPAIGQLCEICFVFNLFMISVAFLVIVDDQLEKLCGSLYELVTGLPESEMPYHFYTDQRFALVLLCILLILPLSISKEISIQKYISVLGTLAATYLTIAIIIKYHTRPSVLVHIAPLYSSGISSWASMFSVIPTICFGFQCHEASIAIYSSMENQRLSHWVFISVISMIFCLVIYSLTGVYGYLTFGKDVKADILMSYTGDDILMLIARLLFGVSIITIYPIILLLGRSVIQDPLLSWRRRCEGAVMEEFESRSRYVLTVLWITVTLLIATFVPDISKVISVIGGISAFFIFIFPGLCLMFAMQSEPVSWKTRVILTVWGGVTLLCGAFIFGQSTTIAVMQILGKI; encoded by the exons ATGTCTGTAGCCTGTGAGCGCGCGTGTGCGTCAGTGTGTC GCCGCGAGTTTCCCGCCGGTTGAAGCATGGAGGAATTGGCCAGAGAGAGCATCAGTCTGCTGGCTTCGGCCTCAGCCAAGCCCCCGCTGGACGTGACCGCCGGGCCTCGGCTCGGCTCCATGGGGGCCATTTTCATCATGCTGAAGTCCGCCCTGGGCGCCGGCCTCCTCAATTTCCCCTGGGCCTTCGAGAGAGCCGGGGGCATCCGCAGCGCAGTCACCGTGGAGCTG GTCTCCCTCGTGTTCCTGGTCAGTGGTCTGATCATCCTGGGCTACTCTTCATCCATCAGTGGCCAGTGCACTTACCAGGCGGTGGTGAAGGAGGTGTGCGGGCCGGCCATCGGTCAGCTGTGTGAGATATGCTTCGTCTTCAACCTCTTCATGATCTCTGTGGCCTTTCTGGTTATAGTGGATGACCAGCTGGAGAAGT TGTGCGGCTCTTTGTATGAGCTGGTAACTGGTTTGCCGGAGTCAGAGATGCCGTACCACTTCTACACAGACCAGCGCTTCGCCCTGGTGCTGCTCtgcatcctcctcatcctgccACTGTCCATCTCCAAAGAGATCAGCATTCAGAAATACATCAG TGTTCTGGGCACTCTGGCTGCGACCTACCTAACCATTGCTATCATCATCAAATACCACACCAGGCCTTCTGTTCTGGTTCACATCGCCCCTCTCTACAGCAgtgg aatCAGCTCCTGGGCCTCCATGTTCAGTGTCATCCCGACCATCTGCTTCGGTTTTCAA TGCCACGAGGCGTCCATCGCCATCTACAGCAGCATGGAGAACCAGCGGCTCTCTCACTGGGTCTTCATCTCTGTCATCTCCATGATCTTTTGTCTCGTCATCTACTCCCTCACAG GGGTTTATGGGTACCTGACATTTGGAAAGGACGTGAAGGCCGACATTCTGATGTCGTACACCGGTGATGACATTCTGATGCTCATTGCCAGGCTGCTGTTTGGAGtctccatcatcaccatctatcccatcatcctgctgctgggcAG ATCAGTGATCCAGGACCCCCTGCTGAGCTGGCGGCGGAGATGTGAAGGTGCGGTAATGGAGGAGTTTGAAAGCCGCAGCCGCTACGTGCTGACGGTCCTCTGGATAACGGTGACACTGCTCATTGCCACATTTGTACCAGACATCAGCAAGGTCATCAGTGTCATCGGAGGGATCAGTGCCttttttatcttcatctttCCAG GACTCTGTTTGATGTTTGCCATGCAGTCTGAGCCAGTGTCCTGGAAGACCAG AGTCATCCTCACAGTTTGGGGAGGTGTGACCTTGCTCTGCGGAGCTTTCATCTTCGGCCAGAGCACCACCATCGCCGTCATGCAGATCCTCGGAAAGATCTGA